The Anomaloglossus baeobatrachus isolate aAnoBae1 chromosome 10, aAnoBae1.hap1, whole genome shotgun sequence genome has a segment encoding these proteins:
- the LYVE1 gene encoding lymphatic vessel endothelial hyaluronic acid receptor 1: protein MSCHFVVLLLHLVLILGGYLSVSSTDVKVVIQSKCRIAGIVLVENQYRSQKFNYTMAESACQEVGLQLASKDQVEKANGYGYETCIYGWVLEQFGVIPRIQNNENCGKNRTGVLTWKVDLNKMHFSAYCFNASDIRINSCKPELMVTQPPPSSAVVPTSGSIMASTGLKTETQTEPRKTTQAPVRTTWKASTTSLYTTLVTTVKPAPATTLRTTTTPDTEPPTEPPTEPPTEPPTEPSMKQENKMAQKSERIVFGGLPTTLLILALLFFIAAVVLAICYIKKYKTHLLFTKKKKEKESVEAKVFKDASGAENTKEQYTNGKEAESLQNPAGSTGEAEV, encoded by the exons TCGTCATACAATCAAAATGCAGAATAGCCGGCATAGTTCTGGTGGAGAATCAATACCGTTCACAGAAATTTAACTACACGATGGCGGAAAGTGCGTGCCAGGAGGTGGGGTTACAGCTCGCCAGCAAGGATCAGGTGGAGAAGGCCAATGGATATGGATATGAGACGTGCAT CTATGGATGGGTATTGGAACAATTTGGGGTGATTCCACGTATCCAAAACAATGAAAACTGCGGCAAAAACAGAACCGGGGTCCTCACATGGAAGGTTGATCTCAACAAAATGCACTTCAGCGCCTACTGTTTCAATGCGTCCG ACATCCGGATCAATTCCTGTAAGCCTGAGCTCATGGTTACCCAACCACCACCGAGCAGTGCGGTTGTGCCAACGTCTGGATCCATCATGGCGTCAACCGGACTAAAAACAGAGACTCAGACGGAGCCAAGAAAGACGACCCAGGCGCCCGTGAGGACCACATGGAAAGCCTCAACCACATCGTTATACACGACACTAGTGACGACAGTGAAGCCTGCGCCGGCCACCACGCTGCGGACAACGACAACGCCGGACACCGAACCTCCCACCGAGCCTCCCACCGAACCTCCCACCGAACCTCCCACCGAACCTTCCATGAAACAGGAGAACAAGATGGCTCAAAAAAGTGAGAGAATCGTATTTGGAG GGTTACCTACGACGCTGCTCATCCTGGCGCTGCTCTTCTTCATAGCGGCCGTGGTTCTCGCTATTTGCTACATTAAAAA ATACAAAACACATTTACTCTTTacaaagaagaagaaggagaaagaatCAGTAGAAGCCAAAGTGTTCAAAGACGCGTCAGGTGCCGAAAACACGAAAGAACAATATACGAATGGAAAAGAGGCTGAGAGCCTACAGAACCCTGCAGGAAGCACTGGAGAGGCGGAGGTGTAA